A part of Ooceraea biroi isolate clonal line C1 chromosome 10, Obir_v5.4, whole genome shotgun sequence genomic DNA contains:
- the LOC113562718 gene encoding histone-lysine N-methyltransferase SETMAR-like yields MEKSKIRVIYEYESRRGTTVSETARNINAVFGEGSTTKATVGNWFKNFRDGDFSLANEPRGRPKTKVDNDHSRAVVESDPSQSTRELASIFNVSIPTILVHLAAIGKIKKLDKWVPHELTDAQQAQRLEASLSLLSRHKNESFFNRIVTCDEKWTLYDNRKRSHQWLNADEPPRHHAKPNVTQKKHMVTVWWSRSGVIYYNFMKPGTSITAEVYCKQLDEMMQQLAIKQPKLVNRSMPILLHDNARPHTARLTVAKLRELELETLRHPPYSPDLSPTDYHFFRNLDNFLVGQFFNSQQAVETAFRDFIDSRTPGFYSRGIDQLPLKWQKRVDNMGAYFD; encoded by the coding sequence atggaaaagtccaaaattcgtgtgatttatgaatatgagtcccgccgtggaaccacagtgtcggagacagctcgtaatatcaacgctgtatttggtgaaggttcaactactaaagcaacggtgggcaattggttcaaaaacttcagagatggagatttcagcctcgctaatgagccacgtggaagaccaaagacgaaggtggataatgatcactcgagagccgtagtagagtccgatccatctcaaagtacacgtgaattggcatcgatattcaatgtttccatacccaccatattggttcatttagctgcaattggtaagataaagaagttggacaaatgggtcccgcacgaattgaccgatgcgcagcaggcgcaacgtctagaggcttccctttctttgctttcccgtcacaaaaatgaatctttttttaatcgaattgtcacctgcgatgaaaagtggacactctacgacaatcgtaaacgctcacatcagtggttgaacgctgatgaaccaccgagacatcacgcgaaacccaacgttacacagaagaagcatatggtgactgtttggtggtccaggtcaggtgttatctactacaactttatgaaacctggtacatcgataacggctgaagtatattgcaagcaactggacgaaatgatgcaacaacttgctattaaacaaccgaaattggtcaatcggtcaatgccaatcctgttgcatgataatgctcgaccgcacactgcacgactgaccgtggcaaagctacgggagttggaattggaaactctccgccatccaccatattcaccagatctatcacctaccgactatcacttcttccggaatttggacaacttcttggtgggacaattcttcaattctcaacaggcagtcgaaacagccttccgcgacttcatcgattcccgtactcctggcttctatagtagaggcatagaccaactaccactaaaatggcagaagcgtgtagataacatgggcgcatacttcgattga
- the LOC113562720 gene encoding polycomb protein Su(z)12-like, protein MDIDSEGENDPKWLQTKTMMMIDDFTDVNEGEKELMKMWNLHIMKYGYVGDCQTPLACQMFLETKGKELLMKNLYRNFVLHMCSLFDFGLISPVILYQTIQKLQEIMKEDGEDGDVRKVLQKSHEAQVEQWRATGAQAHLTQHDVFKAGTTGSVKINFGNDGSSSSTNARRKTTTASLPLGSPSSQNAKSIMHSNVSA, encoded by the coding sequence ATGGACATCGATTCCGAGGGCGAGAATGACCCAAAGTGGTTGCAGACAaagacgatgatgatgatcgaCGATTTCACGGACGTCAACGAGGGCGAGAAAGAATTGATGAAGATGTGGAACCTGCACATAATGAAGTACGGATACGTGGGAGACTGCCAGACACCACTAGCTTGCCAAATGTTCTTAGAGACTAAGGGAAAGGAGTTGCTCATGAAGAATCTATATCGCAACTTCGTGCTGCACATGTGCAGCCTGTTCGACTTCGGTCTGATCAGTCCGGTGATACTGTATCAGACTATACAGAAGCTGCAGGAGATCATGAAGGAGGATGGCGAGGACGGGGACGTGCGTAAAGTACTGCAGAAGTCGCACGAGGCCCAGGTCGAGCAGTGGAGGGCCACGGGCGCTCAGGCGCATTTGACGCAGCACGATGTGTTCAAGGCCGGTACGACGGGCAGCGTCAAGATCAATTTCGGCAACGATGGCTCCTCGAGCTCGACGAATGCCAGGCGGAAGACGACGACTGCCTCTTTGCCGCTGGGCTCGCCCAGCTCGCAAAACGCCAAGAGCATAATGCACAGCAACGTCAGCGCGTAA